From the genome of Candidatus Methylopumilus rimovensis, one region includes:
- a CDS encoding UvrD-helicase domain-containing protein yields the protein MSDIQLRQRALDLRSFIVEAPAGSGKTRLLTDRYLKLLTIVDVPEEIVAITFTKKAASEMKSKILERIKKGDSPFAHTILKRSKEKGWGIEYDLSRLKVMTIDKFCHNVVSQIPVLSKMGDKPNITDTPEKFYEESVKQTLQNKESMEDIKIVFAHYDNEYEKINRRLIAMMSIRDQWKSRCHALTQKSNGKIVEESNAYLEHLIKPIYRKIKDLLNHDQLNDLMQVLHYLENIKLRGDIKLGNKNSFNFDAEEIPLWQTITQILYTDKSTRRVSITAREGFKNDEEGEIYKAKCLNLPNIDCLIAIKDMPEPLNESYVIKLKSIANLLLQCEKRLRQLFRQSNTVDFIEIIEIANEALGKNDAASDLLLSLDYKISHLLIDEFQDTSRSHFNFLKKIVDGWASEAQKTIFCVGDPMQSIYKFREADVSIFIEAKKYGFNTIPLETIRLQDNWRSSSLIVNEVNQIFEKILPKEDSISQGTVSYKPFFSAKKESDTSASEFKFHALTFDEGTDIDTEEAKYVCNLIDTFPENEKIAILTRSRSHLSELINYIRKFKPALKFNAVEIDALDQHQSIQDILSLSYAMLDLSDRIHWLAILRAPWCGITLNDLVVLFQDDHSSTVWEIIHNTNKMNNISADGKKRINRLIDILDDAFEHQNKTHIRRLIESVWINLGGEKCLHHPNDIVDINKFFDILQTSSTPIAIDFELVEYQITKTYLSDIPSAEERIQFFTIHKAKGLEFDTVIIPSLNSTTRSTDKKMIVSDNFIKNNLMCHITAFSEPDNKLPHLHNLIYNIEKNKEENELKRLLYVAMTRAKMKLHLVGSIVFKDEMKAASNSFLGMLWDIYGRNFQEAKPITNIKIETPNSKIEDFVPKLMRLKI from the coding sequence ATGAGTGACATCCAATTAAGACAAAGAGCTCTTGATTTACGCTCATTTATTGTTGAAGCTCCGGCAGGTTCTGGTAAAACAAGGTTACTCACGGATCGGTATTTAAAACTTCTCACTATTGTTGATGTGCCCGAAGAAATTGTAGCCATTACCTTCACAAAGAAAGCGGCTTCAGAGATGAAGTCTAAAATCCTAGAGCGCATTAAAAAAGGCGACAGTCCTTTTGCCCACACAATTCTAAAGCGCTCAAAAGAAAAAGGCTGGGGCATTGAGTACGATCTATCGCGACTTAAAGTGATGACTATTGATAAATTCTGTCATAACGTAGTCAGTCAAATTCCTGTATTAAGCAAAATGGGTGATAAACCCAATATCACTGATACTCCTGAAAAGTTTTACGAAGAATCTGTTAAACAAACATTACAGAATAAAGAGAGCATGGAAGACATTAAAATTGTCTTTGCTCATTATGATAATGAATATGAAAAAATTAATCGTCGTTTAATCGCGATGATGTCAATTAGAGATCAGTGGAAATCTAGATGCCATGCTCTTACTCAAAAATCAAATGGAAAAATTGTCGAAGAAAGCAATGCGTACCTTGAACATTTAATTAAACCTATTTATCGAAAAATTAAAGATTTACTAAATCATGATCAGCTAAATGATCTTATGCAGGTGCTTCATTACCTTGAAAATATAAAGCTTAGAGGAGATATAAAGCTAGGAAACAAAAATAGCTTTAATTTTGATGCAGAAGAAATCCCTTTATGGCAAACAATCACACAAATATTATATACAGATAAAAGTACTAGACGAGTTTCAATTACAGCCCGAGAAGGATTCAAAAATGATGAAGAAGGTGAAATTTATAAGGCTAAATGTCTCAATCTACCTAATATAGATTGCTTAATAGCCATTAAAGATATGCCAGAGCCTCTAAATGAATCGTATGTCATAAAACTTAAATCTATTGCGAACCTTCTTCTTCAATGTGAAAAAAGACTAAGGCAGCTATTTAGGCAGAGTAATACAGTTGATTTTATTGAGATTATAGAAATAGCAAATGAAGCTCTTGGTAAAAATGATGCAGCAAGCGATCTCTTATTATCTCTAGATTATAAAATTTCACATTTACTTATTGATGAATTTCAAGATACGAGCAGAAGTCACTTTAATTTTTTAAAGAAAATAGTTGATGGCTGGGCATCTGAAGCGCAGAAAACCATTTTTTGTGTGGGTGATCCTATGCAATCCATCTATAAATTCAGAGAGGCTGATGTTAGCATTTTTATTGAAGCTAAAAAATATGGCTTCAATACAATTCCTTTAGAAACCATTCGGCTTCAAGATAATTGGCGATCTTCCTCCCTTATCGTGAATGAAGTAAATCAGATATTTGAAAAAATACTACCAAAAGAAGACTCAATTTCACAAGGCACTGTAAGTTACAAGCCTTTTTTCTCAGCAAAAAAAGAAAGTGATACCAGTGCAAGTGAATTCAAATTTCATGCATTAACATTTGATGAAGGTACTGATATTGATACCGAGGAAGCAAAGTATGTATGTAATTTAATTGATACATTTCCTGAGAATGAAAAAATTGCCATTCTCACAAGATCAAGAAGTCACCTTTCAGAATTAATTAATTACATTCGCAAATTTAAACCTGCCTTAAAATTTAATGCCGTAGAAATTGATGCATTAGATCAACATCAATCAATTCAGGATATTCTTTCTTTAAGCTACGCTATGCTTGATTTAAGCGACAGAATTCATTGGCTTGCAATTCTCAGGGCTCCATGGTGTGGGATTACACTTAATGATTTAGTTGTACTTTTTCAAGATGATCATTCATCTACTGTGTGGGAAATTATTCATAATACAAACAAAATGAATAATATTTCTGCTGATGGAAAAAAAAGGATCAACCGACTAATCGACATTCTAGATGATGCATTTGAGCATCAAAATAAGACTCACATTAGAAGACTTATAGAATCAGTTTGGATAAATTTAGGTGGAGAGAAATGCCTTCATCACCCAAATGATATCGTAGACATCAATAAGTTTTTCGATATTTTGCAAACATCGAGTACACCTATAGCTATTGATTTTGAATTAGTCGAATATCAAATTACAAAAACATACTTATCAGACATTCCATCAGCCGAAGAGCGTATACAATTTTTCACGATTCATAAAGCTAAAGGCCTTGAATTCGATACAGTAATTATTCCATCTTTAAATTCAACTACACGCTCAACAGACAAAAAAATGATTGTATCTGATAATTTTATCAAAAATAATCTTATGTGCCATATCACAGCATTTAGCGAACCAGATAACAAATTACCTCACTTACATAATCTTATTTATAACATTGAAAAAAATAAGGAAGAAAATGAATTAAAAAGATTACTTTATGTTGCTATGACAAGAGCAAAAATGAAACTTCACCTTGTAGGTTCTATAGTATTTAAAGATGAAATGAAGGCTGCTTCAAATTCATTTTTAGGTATGCTTTGGGATATCTACGGCAGGAATTTTCAAGAAGCAAAACCTATAACAAACATTAAAATAGAAACACCAAATAGTAAAATTGAAGACTTTGTACCCAAACTTATGCGATTGAAAATTTAG